The genomic DNA ATGCTGTCTTGATCATAGGAGCCGGTGCCGCCCTCAGGATCAACAGCGAACAATATAAGGGGGAAACATCCAGATGAACTTCGATATTCTTTTAGGGATCGGAGCTGCAGTCTTCGTCTTAATTTTCCTAACCTATGTTTTAGCTCCTACAAAGAACCAGACTAATCTACTATTTTGGTCCATATTGCTTGTTATCTGCGCTGCAATCAATTTTGCAGTCTGGATCATACGGGATTGGAATGAAGAAGGTACTACATTGCAATGGGTTTTGATAGAAGCGACAACCTTCGTGGGTGCGTTACTCATCTCTTCCAGTAGAACCGCAAAATCATTTCCGATCGCTTGGAAATTTTTGCTAATCAACTCTTTCGGATTAGGTATCGCATTTTTAGGGATCATACTTATTCGATCTTCTTTACATGTAATCAATCAGCCGATCGAATTTTTAGCGGCAAATTCCTCTTCTCATCCTGAAATCATCTGGGTGGAAATTGGTCTTTGGCTCGCAATCTTCGGATACACAGCTAAACTCGGGCTTTTTCCAAATCACGTCTGGATAGAAGACACCTATGGAGAAAGTCCTACTCAGGTCTCATCCTTACTCTCTTCATTCATTCCGGTTTCGGTTTGTTTTGCACTTCGACCTTTCGTGCATCTGGATCACCAACTTTTCCCTCATACATTCAGCGGGGCCGATGGTCTCTTGGTCTTAGGAATATTAACGATTTTCTTAAGTATCTTTGCGGTATATGATCGCGATGATATCAGAAGAATTTCTGCAAAAGTTGCTCTTTTTCACACTGGAGCCTTAGCGGTTTTCCTTTGGATGGATTTAAGTGATACAGCTTTCTTATTCATGATGGCGACTAACTTGGTGGTGAAATCACTTTTATTCATCAGCATGGGAATTGTGAGAATGGATGCAGGAAAAAGGGAACTTCATAAAATTATCCAAGCCGACTCGATCAACAAACCGGCATTGTCCCTATTCATTTTAGCTCTCTTCCTGGCATTCGTTATGCCAGGATCGCCGATATTCGTGACGGATATAATTCTGATTAAGGCAGGGCAGATAGGTAGTAAAACATTCGTGATCTTGGTCCCGATCCTGGGAATCGTATTCTTTGGAGTGATGTTGTATAAACTCGCACCTTTACTGAATATCAAAGGAAGACCATTTTCAAAAGATCTTTCTACAATCCTTAGGATCAGAATGACCAATGGATTTTTCCTACTCCTACTTCTTCTCAGCACAGGTTGCTGGGGATTTTACCTGTTACTACAAGGTGTATTATGAAAAACGTTACCGGAATTTTCCATACTTCGGAAACGAAACAAACTCATCGTTTCTGGCTGACTCGAGAAGGAATAGAGAAAGAAACTCTTTCTAAAAACGCAGAGAAAAGTTTATATGAGGATCATTCCAATCCAATTTGGGTCCTCAGGCATAGTCTTGGCACGAATCAAGGAGCAGAAGATTATTCTTCCATGGATTATGAGAAGTATCTATCACAAGATAGAAAACATCTTCTCGAAAAATTCC from Leptospira selangorensis includes the following:
- a CDS encoding proton-conducting transporter membrane subunit; translation: MNFDILLGIGAAVFVLIFLTYVLAPTKNQTNLLFWSILLVICAAINFAVWIIRDWNEEGTTLQWVLIEATTFVGALLISSSRTAKSFPIAWKFLLINSFGLGIAFLGIILIRSSLHVINQPIEFLAANSSSHPEIIWVEIGLWLAIFGYTAKLGLFPNHVWIEDTYGESPTQVSSLLSSFIPVSVCFALRPFVHLDHQLFPHTFSGADGLLVLGILTIFLSIFAVYDRDDIRRISAKVALFHTGALAVFLWMDLSDTAFLFMMATNLVVKSLLFISMGIVRMDAGKRELHKIIQADSINKPALSLFILALFLAFVMPGSPIFVTDIILIKAGQIGSKTFVILVPILGIVFFGVMLYKLAPLLNIKGRPFSKDLSTILRIRMTNGFFLLLLLLSTGCWGFYLLLQGVL